The nucleotide sequence GACGGCGAACAGCCGGCTCAGCACGCGCGCGACATTGCCGTCCACGATCGCTTCGGCCCGTCCGAAGGCGATGCTGCCGATCGCGCCGGCGGTGTAGCGCCCGACACCGGGCAGTGCGCGGCGCGCCGCCGGCTCGTGCGGGACGCGACCGCCGTAGCGCTCGGCGACTTCGCGCACTCCGGCGTGCAGTTGGCGGGCGCGACGGTAGTAGCCAAGCCCGCTCCAGAGCGCGAGCACGTCGTCTTCGGATGCCGCCGCCAGCGTTTCGACGCTGGGGAAGCGCTGCATGAAGCGCGCGTAGTAGGGCAGCGCCTGCTCGACCCGGGTCTGCTGCAGCATGACTTCCGCGACCCAGATCGCATACGGATCGCGCGTGCGGCGCCAGGGCAGATCGCGTGCCGAGCGTTCGTACCAGCGCAGCAGGGCGGACCTGAGACGGCGGGTTCGATCCATCCCGCCCGGCGACGTTGCGCCACCTTGGCCGGGAGGGCTTGCCGTGTCGTCCATGCGCCAAGGACCACCCTAGACCGTATCGAGCAGCATCGATGCCGGCTCTTCCAGCTGCTCGATCACGTCGTAGAGAAACGCCGCGCCCACATGGCCGTCGACGATGCGGTGATCGAGCGAGAGCGTTAGCAGCATCACCTGGCCGGGCACTATGCGGCCCTCGTGCACCACCGGCCGCTCTTTGATGCGATGAACGCCCAAGATGGCCACTTCGGGCGGGTTGATCACCGGCGTGGCAAAGAGCCCGCTCTGCTTGCCGAGCGACGTAATCGTGAACGTGGATCCGGCGAGCTCCGAAGAAGCGAGCTCGCCGCTGCGCGCGCCTTGACCGAGTCGTTGAATCTCGCGTCCGAGCTCGAGCACGCTCAAACGCTCTGCGTGCGGGATCACGGGCACCATCAGCCCCTGGTCGGTCGCGGCCGCAATGCCCAGGTGCACATGGTCGCGCAGCACGAGCTCGTTGCTGCCGGTATCGAGCGTGCTGTTGAGCATGGGGTGGCGGCGCAGGGCCGAGACGACGGCCTTGGCGATAACAGGCAGAAAGCTCAGTGCAACGCCACGCTCGGCGGCCTTGGCCTTGAGCCGATCGCGCAGCTCCACCAAGCGCTCTGCGTTACACTCCTCCACGAACGTGAAGTGGGCCGCCGTGTTCTTGGAGTATTGCAGGCGCTCCGCGATCTTGCGCCGCAACCCCACGAACGGCACGCGCTGCTCGGGGCTCGTCCCGCTGGCGTCCCAAGTCGGCCTTGGCGGCGACGGCGGCGAGGAACCTGCACGTGGTGCGGCCCCGGGGGTGGGAAGCCGCTCCTCGCTTCCTCGCACGTCTTCGGACGTGACGCGACCGTGCGCGCCGCTCGGGGGCACTCGCCTCAGGTCGATGCCCAAGTCGCGAGCCAGCTTGCGTGTGGCGGGCGTGGCCAGGGGCCTGGGCGAAAAGTATCCCGACGGCTCGGCCGCGCTCGGAGCGGGCACCACGCCCGATTCCAGATGCGCCCTGGGTTGCTGGCCGGCTTCGCTCAAGTAGCCTGTCCCCGGCAGCACCTCGCGCAGGTCGCCCACTGCGCTCGCTGCCGGCTCGGACTCGGGGGCCGTGCTGCCGGCGGCCGGTGCGCCCGAGCCGTTGCTGCCAGCGGTGGCATCGCTACCGGCACTCTCGGTTTCGATCACCACGAGCACCTCGCCGACGTCGACCGTGCTGCCAACATCGGCCAGCAGCTCGCTGATGCGGCCCGCTCGCGGCGCGCCGATGGTGACCGTGGCCTTGTCGGTCATCACCTCCACCATGGGTTGATCCTCGGCCACGGCATCGCCTGCTTTGACGTGCCACTGCGTGACCTCGCCTTCGGCCACGCCTTCGCCGATATCAGGCAGTCTAAACTCGAAACGCGCCATACGGTCTGTCCTTCCTGTCAGCGGGTGCCCTGCGACCTCGTTCGTCTCTCGCTCGCCATCCTCAGCGCCGGGGACCAAGACTCCGTTGCCAAAGGACTAGGCTCGAGTTCAGCACTTTCGGCGGCTGCAATCCCCGGGAAAACCGGCATTTCGGCGTTGCTCCTCCTCCCAATGACACCACCATTAGTCGTCGTCGCGCCTTGAACTGCCAGTTTTCGCGGGGATTTCGCTTCACCAAAAGTGCTGAACTCGAGCCTAGAAACGGGCGCTCTCCACGAGCGCCGGTACGATCCGATGCGCCAGCGGCAGGTACTCGTTTTCCAGGGTGTAGGGGAACGGCGTGTCCCAGCCGGTGACCCGGCGCGGCGGCGCTTGCAGATGCAGAAACGCTCGATCGCACAGCTGCGCGATGAGCTCCGCACCCAGGCCGCACGCCGCGGGCGCCTCGTGCACCACGACCAGGCGGCCGGTCTTCTTGACGCTCTCGGTCACGGTGTCGCTGTCCACCGGCCACAGCGTTCGTAGATCGATGATCTCGGTGCCAATGCCCTGCTCTGCTACCTGCTGTGCGGCAGCCACGCTCTCGTACAGCATCGCGCCCCAGGTGACGAGCGTGACGTCGTTGCCCTCGCGCACGGTATGCGCCTGGCACAGCGGCAGCTGGTAGTCGTCTTCGGGAACGTCCATCTTGGCTGCGCGGTACACGCGTTTGGGCTCGAAGAAAAGCACGGGGTCGTCGTCCCGAAGCGCGCTGCTGAGCAGCCCCTTGGCGTCGTAGGGCGTAGCCGGGTACACCACCTTGAGCCCAGCGTTGTGAATGAACAGCGACTCGGGCGATTGCGAGTGGTAGTGGCCGCCTCGGATACCGCCGCCAACGGGCGTGCGCAGCACCATCGGGCACTGGAACTCGCCGCCGCTGCGGTAGCGGTACTTGGCTGCTTCGCTGACGATCTGATCGAACGCGGGGAAGATGAAATCGGCGAACTGGATCTCCGGTACGGGTCGCAGGCCGTAGATGGCCATACCGATCGCGGTGCCAACGATCCCGGTCTCGGCTAGCGGCGTGTCGATCACCCGCTGCTCGCCAAACTCCTGCTGCAGTCCGGAAGTGACGCGGAAGACTCCGCCGACGCTGCCGATGTCCTCCCCGAGCAGCACGATTCGATCGTCACGCTGCATCTCCGATCGCAGCGTACTGTTGATCGCCTGGACCATGTTCATCTCAGTCACGGCAACGACCTCTCCAACGCGGTGGTTCTTGCGCGGGCCCCTCAGTGCCCCGTTTTGGCACGTGGCCCGCCGAGACACTGCAGCTCCTGCTCCTTGAGGTGCGGAGGTTGGCTCGCATACACCCCGTGGAACATGCTCGACGGCTCGGGCTTTCCCGCCGCTTCCGCTCGCCCAAGGCAGCGCTTGAACTCGGCTGCTACCTCGTCGGCATGCTGCTGCTGCTGCTGCTCCGACCATTGCCCGCGTGCTTCGAGGTAGGCGCGCAGGCGCTGGATCGGGTCGCGCTTCTTCTGCTCTTCCACCTCGCTCTGAGCGCGGTACGCGCGCGGATCGTCCGACGTCGAGTGCGCACCCATGCGGTAGGTGAGCATCTCGACGAACATCGGACCGCGGCCCGCAGCGGCGTGCTCGACCGCCGCGCGCACCGTCGCGTAGACCGCCAGCGCGTCGTTCCCGTCGCACCGCAGCGCGGGCACGCCGTAGCCTCGTCCCTTGTCGGCGAAGGTGATGGCGGCCGTTTGCTTGGAGGCCGGCACGCTGATGGCCCAACCGTTGTTGCGCAGCAAGAACAACGCGGGTGCGCGCAGCACGCCGGCGAAGTTCATTCCGCAGTGGAAATCGTTGGAGCTGGTGGCGCCCTCGCCAAAGTACACGGCCGTCACCAGGTCTTGTCCCCGGTACTTTGCTGCATAGGCAAAGCCCACAGCCTGGCTGATCTGGGTGCCGATCGGCGAGGTGACCGAACCGAAGTTGACCGCGCGTCCGGTTATGTGATCCGGCATCTGCCGTCCTTGCGCGACGTCGTCGGCGTTGCCGAACAGGTTGTCCATGTAGGTTTGCAGCGACAGGCCTCGCCATAGCGCCGCGCCCCACTCGCGGTAGCAGGGAAACACCCAGTCTTGGGCCCGAAGGGCGGCCACCGAACCGATGACCGCGGCCTCTTCGCCCAGCGACCCGATGTGGAAGCCGATGCGTCCCTGGCGCTGCAAGGCGGTCGCGCGCTCGTCCACGATGCGTGTCCGCACCATGGCCTTGTAGAGCCGAACCACGAACTCGAGGTCGAGGTTTGGATCGGTCGCCGGATCAACGCCGCCGCCGGGAGCGATCACGCGTGCAATCCCATCTTCCGCGCTCTCGCCGCCGTTTGCGGGGCTGGCCGCGGCATGCGTCGAATGCGTTTCCATTAGCTGATCACCTGCAGGCGTCTGCCCTTGTTGCCGTACCGATCGCCAATTGCTGTTTTGCGTTTGCTCAGCGCTCCCGTTAAGAAGGCCTCCGCGGCGCGGTAGCTCGAGCGCACGAGCGGTCCCGAAGCCACGAAACGAAACCCGAGCTGTTCCGCCAGCGTCTTGAAGCGCGAGAACTCCACCGGCTCGAGGTAACGGACGACCGGCGCATGCTTTTTACCGGGCCTGAGGTACTGGCCGATGGTCACCACATCCACGCCCGCTTCGCGCAGCTCGCAAAGCGCGGCCTCCACCTCATGGGTCTGTTCGCCGCAGCCCACCATCAACGATGACTTGGTGATCTCGGCGCCGGACTCGCGCGCCCAGCGCAGGCACTGCAACGATCGCTCCCAGGAACAACGCGGGTCGCGCATCCGGCGCTGCAAACGCGGGACGACCTCCACGTTGTGGGCGAATACGTCCGGCCGGCCATCGTGTACTACCGTGCTCACATCGTGTCTGCGGCCGCCAAAGTCGCCGACCAATGTCTCCACCAGGGTATCCGGGCTGTGCCGGCGGATGCGTTGAACCGTCCGCGCCACATGAGCGGCACCTCCGTCGAACAGGTCATCGCGATCCACCATCGTGAGCACCACGTAGGCCAGATCGAGCTCGCCCAGCGCGCGCCCCACATGATCCGGCTCTCGCGGATCCACCAAACCGCCGGGATGGCCGGTCCGGACGGCACAGAAGCGGCATCCCCGCGTGCAGGTATCGCCGAGGATCATCAGGGTCGCCGTGCCCTGCCCCCAGCACTCACCCGTATTGGGGCAGCGCGCCTCCTCGCACACGGTGTGCAGATCGAGGCCGCGTACGAGCTGCTTGAGCCTGCGGTAGCGCTCCCCGCTTGGTACGCGTACGCGCAGCCAGCCGGGTTTGCGGTGAGGAGTCGACATGAGGGGTCGGTCCACCGAGGCGGGTGCGGATCTTCGCCGGCCTCAGATACGACCCCGTATCGAGCCGTGAGATGGACCCGCGAGCTGGACCCGCGAGTCGGTCCGGCCTTACCGAGGCCCGCCTGAGAGCGTGGTGAGGTAGGGGCACGCAACCTTGCGGTGTGCAAAGCAGTGTAGCAGGCTCGTTGCGCCAGCGGTACCATGCTGCAAGTAGTCCAAGGTGAGAGCCCGCGGAAGAATAACTCATCCATTTCGCCGGTTCTGGCCACTGCCGGCTATGTTGCTCCTCCTCGAAGTATCCCCAATACTCCTCGTCGTCGCGCCTCGCCAGCGGCGCCCAGTCCTCACCGAAACACACGAGTTGTTCTTCCGCGGGCCCTAAGGCGATGGCCGACCTCGAATCCTGCGACGCCCAACCACTACGGCACGAAAAGCCCGAGGTGCGACCGGTGATACCGCAAGGGATGCTGGACGTGCGCGACGTGGTGAACGCTCGACTCGAGGCGTTTTTTGCGGCCAAGCGTCGGATGAAGCTCGCCGTGTCGACACCGGCGTGCGAGCTTTACGATGCCCTTGGCGAGCTCACCTTGCGCGGCGGAAAACGGCTGCGTCCCATGGTGGCGTGGTCGGGCGCGAAGAGCATCGACCCGGGAGCGCGCCCCGAGGATACGGCCGTGCTCGGTGCGTCGCTGGAGCTGTTGCAGGCGTACCTGCTCGTCCACGACGATTGGATGGACGGTGATGCGCTGCGCCGCGGTCGTACCACGTTGCATGTGCGGTTCGGGAAACGCTACCAAAGCCGGCACATGGGGGCTTGCCTGGCGGTGCTTGCCGGGGATCTGGCCAACGCCATGGCGTTGGAGCTGCTGCTCGGATGCTCGTTTCCTACCGCGACCCGTGCTCGGGCCTACGCGACTTTCGCCCAAGCCTCTCAGGAAGTTGTGGTTGGCCAGCAGCTCGATCTGCTCGGCCACCGCGATGTCGCTTGCGTAGCCCGCTTGAAGACCGGCTCTTACACCCTCCGGGCGCCTCTTCGGCTGGGGGCACTGCTGTTCGACGCGGGCGATGACCAGCTCGAGGCACTCGATCGCTTTGCTCGCCCAGCCGGTCTCGCGTTTCAGATGCGGGACGATCTGCTGGACGTGTTCGGCGAAGCCGGGCGCGTGGGAAAACCGTTTGCCAGCGATCTGCGGCAGGGCAGACGCACGGCGCTCGTCGAACAGGCCGAAATGCAGCTTGCGGCCGGCGACCGGCGCGCGTTTGCTCAGGTGCACGGCAACACCCAGGCCAGCGACGCACAAATCAGGACCGTCGTCGATCTGCTCGAGCGTCGCGGTGTCAAGGCGCATGCGGAAGCTCGCCTGCAAGCCCTCGTCGCCGACGCCCGCGCCGCGCTCGACGCTGCGCCGCTGGATCCCTCGCCGCTGAGTGAGCTGCTCGATGTCTTGACTTCACGCCAGAGTTGATGTGGTGGGATGAGCAGAGGGCACGGCAAAGTCATTTTGTTTGGGGAGCACGCTGTGGTCCATGGACGCAGCGCGCTCGCGGCGGCCCTCGATCGCGGTGCGGTCGCCCACGCGGAGCCGGCGACCAGGTGCTCGCTGCGTGTCGATCCGTGGGGGTTCGAGGTGGAGCTGGGCGTCGCGCCGGCCGATCCGCAGCTCGTGGATCTCGAGCGAGCCTTGCGCGGGTTGTTGGGTGCCTGCCGGGTGCCGCCGCAGCGCGGCCTGTGCGTGCGCGCACGGGTCGAGCTGCCTCCTGCCGCGGGCCTTGGCGCCTCGGCGGCGCTGGCCGTTGCGGTCGTTCGCGCCGTCGGGCGTGCGCTGGGGCAGAGCCGCTCAGCGGCCGAGATCATCGAGGTCGTGCGACCATGGGAGAGCGTGTTCCACGGCAACCCTTCCGGAGTGGACAGCTTTCTCGCAACCCACGGTGGGCTCGTCCGCTTTCGCAAGGGGCAGGGCGGGACGGTCGTCCGAAGCAACGCGCCCCTGCACTTGGTGGTGGGACATAGCGGGCAGTCCGGCACCAAGCGGATGGTGGACGCTGTCGCACGCCGCCTCGAGCGACAGCCGGCCGACACCCAGGCCGCCTTCGACGAGATCGCATCCCTCGCGCAGGCCGGAGAGAAGGCGCTCGTGGCGGGCGATCTCACGCAGCTAGGGTCGTTGATGGACAGCAACCAGCAGGCGCTTCGACGGCTGGGTGTCTCGACGCCGAAACTCGACACCATGTGCCAAGCCGCGCGGCAGGCGGGGGCCCTCGGTGCGAAGCTCACCGGCGGTGGCGGCGGTGGCTGCATGGTGGCGCTGGCGGAATCGAAGCGGAGGGCCCGCGAGATCGCGGCTCCGCTGCTACGCTTCTCCCAGGCGGTGCTGGTGACCGAGGTCAGCGCTTGAGCGTGCGGCAGGCCAGCCTGCAGGCTAACGCCCGCGCGCGCGCCAACATCGCCTTGGCGAAGTACTGGGGCAAGCTCGATCCGGCGCTCAATTTACCCGACGTCCCGAGCATTTCGGTCACACTCGATCCCTTGGTCACCGAGACCAGCGTCGAGTTCGCTTCTGGGTTCGAGTCCGATAGCTTCGTGCTCGACGGCAAGGTCGCGCCTGCGCCCGAGCTCGGCCGGGTCGCGGCAGTGCTCGATCGGGTGCGCGAGCGTAGCGACCTGTCGCTGCGTGCGCGTGTCGAGAGCCGCAATCGCTTTCCGACTGCATCCGGTCTGGCGTCGAGCGCCTCGGGGTTTGCGGCCCTGGCCGCTGCGGCGAGTCGCGCCGCCGGCCTCGACCTCCGTCTCGACGAGCTGAGCGCACTCGCCCGGGGAGGCTCGGCTTCGGCCGCGCGCTCGATCTTCGGCGGCTACGTGTACCTGCCGGCCGGCCGGCAGCCAGGGCAAGCCTCGAGGGGCCGTGCTCCGCGACCCGCAGCGCTGGCCGCGGAGCCCCTCGCGCCCGCCGAGCACTGGGATCTGCGCGTGGTGGTCGCGGTGGTGTCGGCTCGACGCAAACCCACCTCCTCGCGTTTGGGCATGACCCACACCAAGCGCACATCGCCCTACTACGCTGCCTGGAAAGATCTTGCAGCCGAGCTGTGCGCGGGCATCCGTAGGGCCGTGCTCGAGCGCGACCTGACCGCGCTCGGGCAGGCCGCCGAGCACAGCGCCCTGTCGATGCACGCTTGCGCGCTCGCCGCGGCGCCGGCGCTGCTGTACTGGCAACCCGGCACCGTGGCCGCGTTGCACCGGGTGCGCGAGCTCAGAGAGCGGCAAGGCATCGAGGTCTGGGCTACGGTCGACGCCGGTCCCCACGTCAAGGCCTTGTGCCGGCCGGGTCAGGCCGAGCCGGTGGCGCGCGCCCTGGGATCCCTGGACGGCATCACCCAGACGCTCCTGGCTCGCCCCGGACCAGGAGTGGAGACGTGGTAGGCGTCGATTCGGGTGTTCGAGGTCACGTGAGCGCTCCGGGCAAGCTCATGCTGAGCGGCGAGTACGTGGTGCTCGAAGGAGCCGAGGCCCTGGTGGCTGCGGTCGAGCGCCGCGTGCGCGCAACCTGGGAGCCGGACCCCGCGCAACAACAGCCTGCACAGCCCCTGACTCCCGAGGCGGCGGCCGCTCGCGCATACGCCGAACGCCGCCTGGGCCCCCTTCCCGAAGCGCTCTCGATCGACACGAGCGCCCTGTACCTTGGCGGCAGCAAGCTCGGGCTCGGCTCCTCGGCCGCGTCGGCGGTGG is from Pseudomonadota bacterium and encodes:
- the lipA gene encoding lipoyl synthase, producing the protein MSTPHRKPGWLRVRVPSGERYRRLKQLVRGLDLHTVCEEARCPNTGECWGQGTATLMILGDTCTRGCRFCAVRTGHPGGLVDPREPDHVGRALGELDLAYVVLTMVDRDDLFDGGAAHVARTVQRIRRHSPDTLVETLVGDFGGRRHDVSTVVHDGRPDVFAHNVEVVPRLQRRMRDPRCSWERSLQCLRWARESGAEITKSSLMVGCGEQTHEVEAALCELREAGVDVVTIGQYLRPGKKHAPVVRYLEPVEFSRFKTLAEQLGFRFVASGPLVRSSYRAAEAFLTGALSKRKTAIGDRYGNKGRRLQVIS
- a CDS encoding 2-oxo acid dehydrogenase subunit E2, which produces MARFEFRLPDIGEGVAEGEVTQWHVKAGDAVAEDQPMVEVMTDKATVTIGAPRAGRISELLADVGSTVDVGEVLVVIETESAGSDATAGSNGSGAPAAGSTAPESEPAASAVGDLREVLPGTGYLSEAGQQPRAHLESGVVPAPSAAEPSGYFSPRPLATPATRKLARDLGIDLRRVPPSGAHGRVTSEDVRGSEERLPTPGAAPRAGSSPPSPPRPTWDASGTSPEQRVPFVGLRRKIAERLQYSKNTAAHFTFVEECNAERLVELRDRLKAKAAERGVALSFLPVIAKAVVSALRRHPMLNSTLDTGSNELVLRDHVHLGIAAATDQGLMVPVIPHAERLSVLELGREIQRLGQGARSGELASSELAGSTFTITSLGKQSGLFATPVINPPEVAILGVHRIKERPVVHEGRIVPGQVMLLTLSLDHRIVDGHVGAAFLYDVIEQLEEPASMLLDTV
- the mvaD gene encoding diphosphomevalonate decarboxylase, with the translated sequence MRQASLQANARARANIALAKYWGKLDPALNLPDVPSISVTLDPLVTETSVEFASGFESDSFVLDGKVAPAPELGRVAAVLDRVRERSDLSLRARVESRNRFPTASGLASSASGFAALAAAASRAAGLDLRLDELSALARGGSASAARSIFGGYVYLPAGRQPGQASRGRAPRPAALAAEPLAPAEHWDLRVVVAVVSARRKPTSSRLGMTHTKRTSPYYAAWKDLAAELCAGIRRAVLERDLTALGQAAEHSALSMHACALAAAPALLYWQPGTVAALHRVRELRERQGIEVWATVDAGPHVKALCRPGQAEPVARALGSLDGITQTLLARPGPGVETW
- a CDS encoding alpha-ketoacid dehydrogenase subunit beta, translated to MNMVQAINSTLRSEMQRDDRIVLLGEDIGSVGGVFRVTSGLQQEFGEQRVIDTPLAETGIVGTAIGMAIYGLRPVPEIQFADFIFPAFDQIVSEAAKYRYRSGGEFQCPMVLRTPVGGGIRGGHYHSQSPESLFIHNAGLKVVYPATPYDAKGLLSSALRDDDPVLFFEPKRVYRAAKMDVPEDDYQLPLCQAHTVREGNDVTLVTWGAMLYESVAAAQQVAEQGIGTEIIDLRTLWPVDSDTVTESVKKTGRLVVVHEAPAACGLGAELIAQLCDRAFLHLQAPPRRVTGWDTPFPYTLENEYLPLAHRIVPALVESARF
- the mvk gene encoding mevalonate kinase; protein product: MSRGHGKVILFGEHAVVHGRSALAAALDRGAVAHAEPATRCSLRVDPWGFEVELGVAPADPQLVDLERALRGLLGACRVPPQRGLCVRARVELPPAAGLGASAALAVAVVRAVGRALGQSRSAAEIIEVVRPWESVFHGNPSGVDSFLATHGGLVRFRKGQGGTVVRSNAPLHLVVGHSGQSGTKRMVDAVARRLERQPADTQAAFDEIASLAQAGEKALVAGDLTQLGSLMDSNQQALRRLGVSTPKLDTMCQAARQAGALGAKLTGGGGGGCMVALAESKRRAREIAAPLLRFSQAVLVTEVSA
- a CDS encoding polyprenyl synthetase family protein, coding for MADLESCDAQPLRHEKPEVRPVIPQGMLDVRDVVNARLEAFFAAKRRMKLAVSTPACELYDALGELTLRGGKRLRPMVAWSGAKSIDPGARPEDTAVLGASLELLQAYLLVHDDWMDGDALRRGRTTLHVRFGKRYQSRHMGACLAVLAGDLANAMALELLLGCSFPTATRARAYATFAQASQEVVVGQQLDLLGHRDVACVARLKTGSYTLRAPLRLGALLFDAGDDQLEALDRFARPAGLAFQMRDDLLDVFGEAGRVGKPFASDLRQGRRTALVEQAEMQLAAGDRRAFAQVHGNTQASDAQIRTVVDLLERRGVKAHAEARLQALVADARAALDAAPLDPSPLSELLDVLTSRQS
- a CDS encoding thiamine pyrophosphate-dependent enzyme translates to METHSTHAAASPANGGESAEDGIARVIAPGGGVDPATDPNLDLEFVVRLYKAMVRTRIVDERATALQRQGRIGFHIGSLGEEAAVIGSVAALRAQDWVFPCYREWGAALWRGLSLQTYMDNLFGNADDVAQGRQMPDHITGRAVNFGSVTSPIGTQISQAVGFAYAAKYRGQDLVTAVYFGEGATSSNDFHCGMNFAGVLRAPALFLLRNNGWAISVPASKQTAAITFADKGRGYGVPALRCDGNDALAVYATVRAAVEHAAAGRGPMFVEMLTYRMGAHSTSDDPRAYRAQSEVEEQKKRDPIQRLRAYLEARGQWSEQQQQQHADEVAAEFKRCLGRAEAAGKPEPSSMFHGVYASQPPHLKEQELQCLGGPRAKTGH